A genomic window from Methanovulcanius yangii includes:
- a CDS encoding M42 family metallopeptidase, which yields MVQELLQKLSDAHGLSSYEGNIRSIIKEELKGHVDEFTEDSMGNLVAIKRGGDFRVMIAAHMDEIGLMVQYIDENGFIRFVPIGGWFAPVLYTQRVVLHGKKGDVTGVIGAKPPHVMTPEERKKELKLEDFFIDIGASSAEGVAELGIEIGTPVTIDREYTRLAGTRVTGKALDNRVGVAMLIKTLKEVKTPHTIYGVFTVQEEVGLKGAKVSAFTLDPDCAIATDVTIPGDHPGVTKKEASPEMGKGPVLVLVSAQGRGLLADWRMADWLRDTGERCRIPYQLEVGTGGNTDATIIHLVRGGIPSIPLSIPSRYIHSPVEVVDTADIEAGVRLLTGALASKPDFS from the coding sequence ATGGTTCAGGAACTATTACAGAAACTTTCGGATGCGCACGGGCTGTCCAGCTATGAGGGGAACATCCGGTCAATTATAAAAGAAGAGCTGAAAGGGCACGTCGACGAGTTCACCGAGGACAGTATGGGCAACCTCGTCGCCATCAAACGCGGCGGCGACTTCAGGGTGATGATCGCCGCCCACATGGACGAGATCGGCCTGATGGTCCAGTACATCGACGAGAACGGCTTCATCCGGTTCGTCCCCATCGGCGGCTGGTTCGCCCCGGTGCTCTACACCCAGCGGGTCGTCCTCCACGGGAAAAAGGGCGATGTGACCGGTGTCATCGGCGCAAAACCGCCGCACGTGATGACACCCGAGGAGCGCAAGAAGGAACTCAAGCTCGAGGACTTCTTCATCGACATCGGGGCATCATCGGCAGAGGGAGTCGCAGAACTCGGTATCGAGATCGGCACGCCGGTCACCATCGACCGCGAATACACCCGGCTCGCCGGGACCAGGGTCACCGGCAAGGCCCTCGACAACCGCGTCGGCGTCGCCATGCTCATCAAGACCCTGAAAGAAGTGAAGACCCCACACACCATCTACGGCGTCTTCACCGTCCAGGAAGAGGTCGGCCTGAAGGGCGCGAAGGTCAGCGCCTTCACTCTCGACCCCGACTGTGCCATCGCAACCGACGTTACCATCCCCGGCGACCACCCCGGCGTCACCAAAAAGGAAGCCAGCCCGGAGATGGGGAAGGGGCCGGTCCTCGTCCTCGTGAGCGCCCAGGGGCGCGGCCTCCTTGCCGACTGGCGCATGGCCGACTGGCTCCGCGACACCGGCGAGCGCTGCAGGATTCCATACCAGCTCGAGGTCGGAACCGGCGGCAACACCGATGCAACGATCATTCATCTCGTGAGAGGCGGCATCCCCAGCATCCCGCTCTCCATCCCGTCGCGCTACATCCACTCGCCCGTGGAGGTCGTCGACACCGCAGATATTGAGGCTGGCGTCCGCCTCCTTACCGGGGCGCTCGCCTCAAAGCCGGACTTCTCCTGA
- a CDS encoding type B DNA-directed DNA polymerase, whose product MRPWIFDCGVAGGTITLWAKEGDTTIRLRQPFAHTFIAAFDDPTRHDTVINDLADRYGAAPYRFRTVYGEEEGYRIRAGISVAEALEEQVGYGVRLYNVDVRTEQLYFSENGRMPCSAGGDTPFSTERGHPLTSLWVKPAGRPDRGGGLDAVTVTGAREQEIKSRDEVRVVEDLFAVIADEDPDLLLFHGVDTWADTLLRACEKAGIPPGLGRTDRYRTLGEKSYISYGQMMHRPGAIIPEGRILIDTDASFIYREGGLEGVFLASRLTGLSPNLTSRFSPGTIVSRYEIARALAQGIAVPFRKADAEAPRRCEDVRLDYRGGTILQPEPGIHGAVTQIDFTSFYPSIIVRYNISPETLAHPERAGFLPSVIEPLLHFRYLIKQMKKTEPAYAGMDAILKWMLVTCFGYTGYKNAKFGRIEMHERITSLSSEILMSVMDMAEAMGYPVLHGIVDCLWVKGRSAADLKATIEEATQIPTEAEVYDWIVFLPQNDGSGAYANYYGRLAGGRMKMRGVMARRKDAPPYVKEMQEACFAVMERAEGPAALVACRDEVTEVYRRYREGLVFAPAEAFVIRRRLSKVRYGKACLSAGAVAAYRDAGIALSPGMEIEYVVRDAKSHAVDPAWRANSPDRAYYARLLAKAWKEVDFAFSCQDRGKKENVVSREGGPTRPRSYQDTWTEQAELSRFARPVRQGR is encoded by the coding sequence ATGCGCCCCTGGATCTTTGACTGCGGCGTCGCCGGAGGAACCATCACCCTCTGGGCAAAGGAGGGTGACACGACTATCAGGCTCCGGCAGCCATTCGCCCACACATTCATCGCCGCCTTCGACGATCCGACCCGACACGATACCGTCATCAATGACCTCGCCGACCGATACGGCGCCGCACCATATCGGTTCAGGACGGTCTACGGCGAGGAGGAGGGCTATCGTATCCGTGCAGGCATCTCCGTCGCCGAAGCGCTCGAAGAGCAGGTGGGCTACGGCGTCCGCCTCTACAACGTCGACGTCCGGACCGAACAGCTCTACTTTTCCGAAAACGGACGGATGCCGTGCAGTGCAGGCGGGGACACCCCCTTCTCCACCGAACGGGGCCACCCGCTCACCTCCCTGTGGGTGAAACCGGCCGGGCGGCCGGACCGGGGCGGGGGACTCGATGCGGTGACCGTCACCGGTGCAAGGGAGCAGGAGATCAAGAGTAGGGACGAGGTCCGGGTCGTCGAAGACCTCTTCGCCGTCATCGCAGACGAGGACCCCGACCTCCTCCTCTTCCACGGAGTGGACACGTGGGCGGACACCCTCCTTCGGGCCTGCGAAAAGGCCGGCATCCCGCCGGGACTGGGAAGGACAGACCGGTACCGCACCCTCGGCGAGAAGTCCTACATCAGCTACGGCCAGATGATGCACCGGCCGGGGGCAATCATCCCTGAGGGCCGCATCCTCATCGACACCGATGCGAGCTTCATCTACCGGGAGGGAGGGCTTGAGGGCGTCTTTCTCGCCTCCCGCCTCACCGGACTCTCCCCGAATCTGACCAGCCGGTTCTCCCCCGGCACCATCGTCTCGCGCTACGAGATCGCCCGGGCACTCGCGCAGGGGATCGCCGTCCCCTTTCGCAAGGCCGATGCCGAGGCGCCGCGCCGCTGCGAGGACGTGCGCCTCGACTACCGCGGCGGCACCATCCTCCAGCCCGAACCCGGCATCCACGGGGCGGTGACGCAGATCGACTTCACCTCCTTCTACCCCTCCATCATCGTCCGGTACAACATCTCACCCGAGACTCTCGCCCACCCGGAGCGGGCCGGATTTCTGCCCTCCGTCATCGAACCGCTGCTCCACTTCCGGTACCTCATCAAGCAGATGAAGAAGACCGAACCCGCGTATGCCGGAATGGACGCGATCCTCAAGTGGATGCTCGTCACCTGCTTCGGGTACACCGGGTACAAAAATGCAAAGTTCGGGAGGATCGAGATGCACGAGCGGATCACCTCGCTCTCGTCGGAGATTCTCATGTCGGTGATGGACATGGCAGAGGCAATGGGGTACCCCGTCCTTCACGGTATCGTCGACTGCCTCTGGGTCAAAGGGAGGAGCGCCGCCGACCTGAAGGCCACCATCGAGGAGGCGACGCAGATCCCGACCGAGGCGGAGGTCTACGACTGGATCGTCTTTCTCCCCCAGAATGACGGAAGCGGGGCGTACGCGAACTATTACGGACGGCTTGCCGGCGGCCGGATGAAGATGCGGGGCGTAATGGCACGCCGCAAAGACGCCCCGCCGTATGTAAAAGAGATGCAGGAGGCGTGCTTTGCCGTGATGGAGCGTGCAGAAGGGCCAGCCGCCCTTGTCGCCTGCCGGGACGAGGTGACAGAGGTGTACCGCCGGTACCGCGAGGGGCTGGTTTTTGCACCGGCGGAGGCGTTTGTCATACGCCGGCGCCTCTCAAAGGTCCGGTACGGGAAGGCGTGCCTCTCCGCGGGGGCAGTTGCAGCCTACCGGGACGCGGGCATTGCACTCTCACCGGGGATGGAGATCGAGTACGTCGTCCGGGACGCGAAGTCCCATGCCGTCGATCCGGCATGGCGGGCGAACTCCCCGGACCGTGCCTACTACGCCCGCCTGCTCGCAAAGGCTTGGAAAGAGGTTGATTTTGCCTTCTCGTGCCAGGATAGGGGGAAAAAAGAAAACGTGGTTAGTCGAGAAGGAGGCCCGACCCGCCCCCGTAGTTATCAGGATACGTGGACTGAACAAGCGGAACTGTCCCGATTCGCTCGTCCGGTGCGGCAAGGTCGCTGA